The following coding sequences lie in one Myxosarcina sp. GI1 genomic window:
- a CDS encoding GUN4 domain-containing protein — protein sequence MSESQEITTSQLAKQLAAIQEQLTKMTGRFDAIEERLETISALPKKMSELEDDLMLLGDRYRYKNLQQYLAEENWFEADKETIRLILAVSKREIEELTPEDIQHFPCNDLMVIDRLWSKYSNGRFGFSVQLNAYQKLGGNLDSTVEQNQQLIEQWGENLGWRKNNRWLKCKDLDFSLNAPEGCHPSRWWNSPYGSKMTNFFLGRLMTCKLAKHSEIDMRGREEV from the coding sequence ATGAGTGAAAGCCAGGAAATAACTACCTCACAGCTTGCCAAACAACTAGCTGCCATTCAAGAACAGTTAACCAAAATGACTGGCCGCTTTGATGCAATTGAGGAACGTTTAGAAACGATATCGGCTCTACCCAAGAAAATGAGCGAGTTAGAAGACGATTTAATGTTACTTGGCGATCGCTACAGATATAAAAATCTCCAGCAATATTTAGCCGAGGAAAACTGGTTTGAAGCAGATAAAGAAACCATCAGATTAATTTTGGCAGTATCAAAACGAGAAATTGAAGAACTAACTCCAGAGGATATCCAACATTTTCCCTGTAACGATCTAATGGTAATCGATCGCCTGTGGAGCAAATATAGTAACGGTCGCTTTGGTTTTAGCGTTCAGCTAAACGCCTATCAAAAATTAGGAGGTAATTTAGATAGTACGGTCGAACAAAACCAGCAGTTAATCGAACAATGGGGAGAAAATTTGGGATGGCGTAAAAATAACCGCTGGCTTAAGTGTAAAGACTTGGATTTTAGTTTGAACGCACCTGAAGGTTGTCATCCTTCGCGGTGGTGGAATTCTCCTTATGGTTCTAAAATGACCAACTTTTTTTTAGGGAGATTGATGACCTGCAAATTAGCAAAACATAGCGAAATAGATATGAGAGGACGGGAGGAGGTTTAG
- a CDS encoding antibiotic biosynthesis monooxygenase, with the protein MAATLSLDNSLTTVIIIFEVLPELQQKLIEAIKNFTQTVKTQPGFVSANLHQSIDGVKVANYAQWESSKAYQAFIANTEVQAQAEGLLKLGKPDSQVYEIVASESKVGTPKIVERQYFAHFAEFRMSSDKQPRMVELAKEHIKPAMKQKGLVSATFHRSLDGTRVINYGHWENKEAIEELQKQPGFNTQKSPYWEGVAENEFHLYEVVYTETAA; encoded by the coding sequence ATGGCTGCTACTCTTTCTTTAGATAATAGTTTGACTACGGTAATTATTATTTTTGAGGTCTTACCAGAACTACAGCAAAAATTAATCGAGGCAATTAAAAACTTTACGCAAACGGTCAAAACCCAGCCTGGTTTTGTCTCAGCTAATTTGCATCAAAGTATTGATGGAGTTAAAGTGGCTAACTACGCTCAATGGGAGAGTTCAAAAGCTTATCAGGCTTTTATAGCTAATACCGAAGTTCAAGCGCAAGCCGAAGGATTGCTTAAATTAGGCAAACCAGATTCTCAAGTCTATGAAATTGTCGCGTCTGAGTCAAAAGTCGGTACGCCCAAAATTGTTGAGCGACAATACTTCGCTCACTTTGCCGAATTTAGGATGTCCTCAGATAAACAACCGCGCATGGTGGAATTAGCCAAAGAACACATCAAACCAGCAATGAAACAAAAAGGTTTAGTTTCGGCGACTTTTCATCGTAGTTTGGATGGTACTCGCGTGATTAATTACGGACACTGGGAAAATAAAGAGGCGATCGAGGAATTGCAGAAACAACCTGGATTTAATACTCAAAAATCTCCTTACTGGGAAGGTGTGGCGGAGAACGAATTTCATCTCTATGAAGTGGTTTATACCGAAACTGCTGCCTAA
- a CDS encoding FAD-dependent oxidoreductase — MAKPTILTVDDDLEVLSAIARDLRKQYGGRFRILRANSGTSAVETLEQLKLRNETVALFLTDQRMPQMSGVEFIERATPMFPAAKRVLLTAYADTDAAIRAINSARLDYYLLKPWDPPEEQLYPILDDLLDDWLAVYRPAFEGIRVIGDRWSPCSHSVKDFLARNQIPYQWLDVELEPEAEKLIDYVGNNGDRPKLPLVLFANGDRLEQPTNIEVASKIGLQTRAEKPFYDLVIVGGGPAGLAAAVYGASEGLSTVAIERSAPGGQAGSSSRIENYLGFPVGLSGDDLARRAVTQAKRFGVEILTPQEAVEVRVEDPYRIVKLADGSEINCHALLIATGVHWRRLNLPGCDRLTGRGIYYGAAKTEAISCQDEHVYLVGGANSAGQAAMYFSQYARQVTMLVRGDSLTKSMSQYLIDQIEATDNIEVLTYTEVVEVEGEKSLEAITLLHNDTGEKERVDANSLFIFIGAKPETDWLDGVVAKDEKGFIYAGSDLKKHQHFRGWHLERDPYLLETSVPGIFVAGDVRHNSVKRVASGVGEGSIAIMFVHRYLAEAKA; from the coding sequence ATGGCTAAACCAACGATACTAACGGTAGATGACGATTTAGAAGTCTTAAGTGCGATCGCTCGCGACTTGAGAAAACAATATGGCGGTCGCTTTCGGATCTTACGTGCTAACTCTGGAACATCGGCAGTAGAAACCCTAGAACAGCTAAAGTTACGCAACGAAACCGTAGCTTTGTTTCTCACCGATCAAAGAATGCCCCAAATGAGCGGTGTAGAGTTTATCGAACGGGCAACACCTATGTTTCCCGCAGCCAAACGAGTATTGTTAACTGCCTACGCCGACACCGATGCGGCGATTAGAGCGATCAATTCTGCCAGACTGGATTACTACCTGCTCAAACCCTGGGATCCACCAGAAGAACAGCTATATCCTATTCTTGACGATCTTTTAGATGACTGGCTAGCAGTGTATCGCCCTGCTTTTGAAGGTATACGGGTTATAGGCGATCGCTGGTCGCCTTGTTCTCATAGCGTCAAAGACTTTCTTGCCCGCAATCAAATTCCCTATCAGTGGCTGGATGTAGAACTAGAACCAGAAGCCGAAAAGCTGATTGACTATGTAGGTAATAATGGCGATCGTCCCAAGCTGCCACTAGTACTATTTGCCAATGGTGACAGATTAGAACAGCCTACCAACATCGAGGTCGCCTCAAAAATCGGTCTGCAAACAAGAGCAGAAAAACCTTTTTACGACTTGGTAATCGTTGGCGGTGGTCCTGCTGGTTTAGCTGCAGCAGTTTATGGTGCTTCTGAGGGGTTGAGTACGGTAGCAATTGAAAGATCCGCACCAGGGGGACAGGCAGGATCGAGTTCGCGCATTGAAAACTATCTTGGTTTTCCTGTCGGGTTGAGTGGTGACGACTTAGCTAGAAGGGCTGTTACCCAAGCCAAGCGCTTCGGCGTAGAAATTTTAACTCCCCAGGAAGCTGTAGAAGTGAGAGTTGAAGATCCCTATCGCATCGTCAAATTAGCCGACGGTAGCGAGATTAATTGTCATGCTTTGCTAATTGCCACAGGGGTACACTGGCGTAGATTGAATCTTCCAGGTTGCGATCGCCTGACTGGACGGGGTATTTATTACGGTGCGGCTAAAACTGAGGCGATCTCTTGTCAGGACGAACACGTTTATTTAGTAGGTGGTGCTAATTCTGCGGGACAGGCAGCGATGTACTTTTCACAATATGCCCGCCAGGTAACGATGTTGGTTAGGGGAGATTCACTAACTAAAAGTATGTCGCAATATCTCATCGACCAAATTGAAGCTACTGATAATATTGAGGTTTTGACTTATACAGAAGTCGTAGAAGTAGAAGGCGAAAAAAGCCTGGAGGCTATAACTTTATTGCACAACGATACGGGAGAAAAAGAACGAGTAGATGCCAACTCTTTGTTTATTTTTATCGGTGCCAAACCAGAAACCGATTGGCTAGATGGAGTAGTAGCTAAAGATGAAAAAGGCTTTATCTATGCAGGTTCGGACTTAAAAAAACACCAGCATTTTCGCGGCTGGCATTTAGAACGAGATCCTTATTTATTAGAAACCAGCGTTCCTGGGATCTTTGTCGCTGGCGACGTACGCCACAATTCTGTCAAACGAGTGGCTTCTGGCGTGGGGGAAGGTTCGATTGCGATTATGTTCGTCCATCGTTATTTAGCAGAAGCGAAAGCATAA